In a single window of the Dreissena polymorpha isolate Duluth1 chromosome 3, UMN_Dpol_1.0, whole genome shotgun sequence genome:
- the LOC127872980 gene encoding uncharacterized protein DDB_G0284459-like isoform X5, translated as MGNKCCGSRSIRTSSTGKWTLKKNKVHPLNSSSVNEHHAAPSQDVDIPPTLISEPSNSELSTGDSSLPNTCPDKVPEIPVNADDNKTKDYQQPKDDNTTKDYKQTTDDSTTKDYIQTTDANKTKNYKQTKYDNTTKDYKQTTDDNTTKDYIQTTDANKTKNYKQTKDDNTTKDYKQTTDDSTTKDYIQTTDANKTKNYKQTKYDNTTEGYKQTTDDNTTKDYKQTTDDNTTKDYKQTTDDNKTVPLLESQRSLAATSKIDAVYAGQARIHKVFEELQKSEEKLISKADTKIDTRFSDKNQTNVPSKDQRKHPKSYSELKNEDKDDNSKNKICDKRKSKDIPLANITSLTHFEKRKEHTKQYTNDFEDTRTTKFFKKTTQELRHVPNIDNEITVQDIQFEDEQFESTKSDNTKEKPDTEKYITDKDYLSDDDDTRESESGEESEPEKLSKTDSTSSEDINTETNSETDTNLSICVHEVKSEPKQIQAWKNLAMKPSVQMVWLQNRIKLEQFMKDNIKPQLKIIDRLREEDIDIERKTLSPINKKYKSGTLENLKNKRQISYNKMQLKKHREEGVKKEIEKHKFRMTNEQATKDFPRPASPALKDHSPSPATRANCFPAKSGARGSQESNSGKINYVVFSSTGRRLHKCVDQAQFKKMLDSFKNHHSPRPPTPPPPNMTMFEKIKIKQEAEEIALAIRRDATNEGQRHQPTEERHSPQPIPRQTVADQVIAFDDRKEKCNKKDLETKKDLDTTDGEKRLGLNTEARQCQASQDVSKQKAVTQTWDRCTTEDKEKDYPVREERKCPDKASAGSSTGQTDCDISRYTPRLSTIGAANLRKGQTDETWSDTDSSRDEQQYKRQKNINKTNDGLLPSINDTSTMQDAMTFSRRPARGIDNTTIPGVLTENQPLQLPPTRSVQSRPSYQPLLLHANRTVQSRPSYDTRNSSPRFPYISNQPATRVPCATKDSNGLTNDSMLAKQQPFSFSTESSLANFKQSKPSPSKAMSLPTLERTVNERYCPPKKARSTLLPNIHDSSNMTSDELEEIKDPNLLQRQMTFIDIKDRK; from the exons CTCCATCCCAAGATGTTGATATACCACCAACCCTTATCTCTGAGCCATCAAACAGTGAATTGTCCACCGGGGACAGCAGCTTACCAAACACTTGTCCAGATAAAGTGCCAGAGATTCCAGTTAATGCAGATGACAACAAGACCAAGGATTACCAACAGCCCAAAGATGACAACACAACCAAGGATTACAAACAGACCACAGATGACAGCACAACCAAGGATTACATACAGACCACAGATGCCAACAAGACCAAGAATTACAAACAGACCAAATATGACAACACAACCAAGGATTACAAACAGACCACAG ATGACAACACAACCAAGGATTACATACAGACCACAGATGCCAACAAGACCAAGAATTACAAACAGACCAAAGATGACAACACAACCAAGGATTACAAACAGACCACAGATGACAGCACAACCAAGGATTACATACAGACCACAGATGCCAACAAGACCAAGAATTACAAACAGACCAAATATGACAACACAACCGAGGGTTACAAACAGACCACAGATGACAACACAACCAAGGATTACAAACAGACCACAGATGACAACACAACCAAGGATTACAAACAGACCACAGATGACAACAAGACCGTCCCTTTGCTGGAGAGCCAGAGGTCTTTAGCAGCCACTAGCAAGATAGACGCTGTATATGCGGGCCAAGCAAGAATACACAAAGTCTTTGAAGAACTACAGAAGTCTGAGGAAAAATTAATATCTAAGGCTGACACGAAGATTGATACCCGTTTTAGTGATAAAAACCAGACAAATGTGCCAAGCAAAGATCAAAGAAAACATCCCAAAAGCTACTCAGAATTAAAAAATGAAGACAAAGATGATAATAGTAAAAACAAGATTTGTGACAAAAGAAAATCAAAAGATATCCCACTTGCTAATATCACGTCTTTAACTCACTTTGAAAAACGAAAAGaacatacaaaacaatatacaaaTGACTTTGAAGACACTCGTACAACTAAATTTTTCAAGAAAACTACACAGGAATTGAGACACGTTCCTAACATTGACAATGAAATCACTGTTCAAGATATTCAATTTGAAGATGAGCAGTTTGAGTCTACAAAGTCAGACAATACCAAAGAAAAGCCAGATACAGAAAAATATATCACAGACAAGGACTATttatctgatgatgatgatacaagGGAAAGTGAGTCAGGAGAGGAGTCTGAGCCAGAGAAATTAAGTAAGACAGACTCCACCAGTTCTGAAGACATAAATACTGAAACAAACAGTGAAACTGACACTAATTTAAGCATTTGTGTTCATGAGGTTAAATCGGAGCCTAAGCAAATCCAAGCATGGAAGAATCTTGCTATGAAACCAAGTGTTCAGATGGTATGGTTGCAAAACCGCATCAAACTTGAGCAGTTTATGAAAGATAACATTAAGCCACAGTTGAAAATCATTGATAGACTCCGTGAAGAGGATATTGATATTGAAAGAAAGACTCTCAGTCCAATCAACAAGAAATACAAGTCTGGAACATTGGAAAACCTTAAAAACAAGCGACAAATCTCTTACAACAAAATGCAACTAAAGAAACACAGAGAAGAGGGTGTGAAAAAAGAGATTGAGAAACATAAGTTTAGAATGACCAATGAGCAGGCCACAAAGGACTTCCCAAGACCAGCATCCCCTGCTCTTAAAGATCACAGTCCAAGTCCTGCTACCAGAGCCAATTGCTTTCCTGCTAAAAGTGGCGCTAGGGGATCCCAAGAATCAAACTCTGGGAAAATCAACTATGTTGTGTTCAGTAGTACTGGACGACGTTTACACAAGTGTGTCGACCAGgcgcagtttaaaaaaatgttg GACAGTTTTAAAAACCACCACTCACCCAGGCCACCCACACCACCACCCCCAAATATGACAATGTTTgagaaaatcaaaataaagcaagAAGCAGAGGAAATAGCTTTGGCTATAAGAAGAGATGCCACAAATGAGGGACAAAGGCATCAACCCACTGAGGAAAGGCATAGTCCTCAGCCTATACCGCGACAGACAGTTGCAGACCAAGTTATCGCATTTGACGACAGAAAGGAAAAGTGCAATAAAAAGGATCTGGAAACGAAAAAGGATTTAGACACAACAGATGGCGAAAAAAGGTTGGGTTTAAACACTGAAGCAAGACAGTGCCAAGCTTCCCAGGATGTTTCTAAACAAAAAGCTGTCACACAAACGTGGGACAGATGTACCACAGAAGATAAAGAAAAAGATTATCCTGTTCGTGAAGAGAGAAAGTGTCCAGATAAAGCCAGTGCTGGTTCAAGCACTGGGCAGACTGATTGTGATATATCTAGGTACACTCCTAGACTGAGTACAATAGGTGCAGCAAATTTGAGAAAAGGTCAAAcagatgaaacttggtcagatactGATTCGTCTCGGGATGAGCAGCAATATAAGCggcaaaaaaacataaacaaaaccaATGATGGCTTGTTACCATCAATAAATGACACATCTACCATGCAAGACGCTATGACTTTCTCAAGGAGACCAGCCAGAGGCATTGACAACACCACAATACCAGGTGTATTGACTGAGAACCAGCCATTACAGTTACCGCCAACCAGAAGTGTTCAATCAAGACCATCGTACCAGCCATTACTGTTACATGCAAACAGAACAGTGCAATCAAGACCATCATATGACACTAGGAATAGTTCACCAAGATTCCCTTATATCAGCAACCAACCTGCTACTCGGGTACCTTGTGCCACAAAAGACTCAAATGGACTCACAAATGACTCTATGCTAGCCAAGCAACagccattttcattttcaacCGAGTCATCATTGGCTAATTTCAAACAGTCAAAGCCAAGCCCTAGCAAGGCTATGTCGTTGCCAACCCTGGAGAGAACAGTAAACGAGAGGTATTGCCCACCAAAGAAGGCACGCTCAACACTCCTTCCAAATATCCATGACTCTAGTAATATGACCTCAGATGAACTTGAGGAAATAAAAGATCCAAATCTTTTACAAAGACAAATgacatttattgatataaaagatcgaaaataa
- the LOC127872980 gene encoding uncharacterized protein DDB_G0284459-like isoform X4 — protein MGNKCCGSRSIRTSSTGKWTLKKNKVHPLNSSSVNEHHAAPSQDVDIPPTLISEPSNSELSTGDSSLPNTCPDKVPEIPVNADDNKTKDYQQPKDDNTTKDYKQTTDDSTTKDYIQTTDANKTKNYKQTKYDNTTKDYKQTTDDNTTKDYKQTTDDNTTKDYIQTTDANKTKNYKQTKDDNTTKDYKQTTDDSTTKDYIQTTDANKTKNYKQTKYDNTTEGYKQTTDDNTTKDYKQTTDDNTTKDYKQTTDDNKTVPLLESQRSLAATSKIDAVYAGQARIHKVFEELQKSEEKLISKADTKIDTRFSDKNQTNVPSKDQRKHPKSYSELKNEDKDDNSKNKICDKRKSKDIPLANITSLTHFEKRKEHTKQYTNDFEDTRTTKFFKKTTQELRHVPNIDNEITVQDIQFEDEQFESTKSDNTKEKPDTEKYITDKDYLSDDDDTRESESGEESEPEKLSKTDSTSSEDINTETNSETDTNLSICVHEVKSEPKQIQAWKNLAMKPSVQMVWLQNRIKLEQFMKDNIKPQLKIIDRLREEDIDIERKTLSPINKKYKSGTLENLKNKRQISYNKMQLKKHREEGVKKEIEKHKFRMTNEQATKDFPRPASPALKDHSPSPATRANCFPAKSGARGSQESNSGKINYVVFSSTGRRLHKCVDQAQFKKMLDSFKNHHSPRPPTPPPPNMTMFEKIKIKQEAEEIALAIRRDATNEGQRHQPTEERHSPQPIPRQTVADQVIAFDDRKEKCNKKDLETKKDLDTTDGEKRLGLNTEARQCQASQDVSKQKAVTQTWDRCTTEDKEKDYPVREERKCPDKASAGSSTGQTDCDISRYTPRLSTIGAANLRKGQTDETWSDTDSSRDEQQYKRQKNINKTNDGLLPSINDTSTMQDAMTFSRRPARGIDNTTIPGVLTENQPLQLPPTRSVQSRPSYQPLLLHANRTVQSRPSYDTRNSSPRFPYISNQPATRVPCATKDSNGLTNDSMLAKQQPFSFSTESSLANFKQSKPSPSKAMSLPTLERTVNERYCPPKKARSTLLPNIHDSSNMTSDELEEIKDPNLLQRQMTFIDIKDRK, from the exons CTCCATCCCAAGATGTTGATATACCACCAACCCTTATCTCTGAGCCATCAAACAGTGAATTGTCCACCGGGGACAGCAGCTTACCAAACACTTGTCCAGATAAAGTGCCAGAGATTCCAGTTAATGCAGATGACAACAAGACCAAGGATTACCAACAGCCCAAAGATGACAACACAACCAAGGATTACAAACAGACCACAGATGACAGCACAACCAAGGATTACATACAGACCACAGATGCCAACAAGACCAAGAATTACAAACAGACCAAATATGACAACACAACCAAGGATTACAAACAGACCACAG ATGACAACACAACCAAGGATTACAAACAGACCACAGATGACAACACAACCAAGGATTACATACAGACCACAGATGCCAACAAGACCAAGAATTACAAACAGACCAAAGATGACAACACAACCAAGGATTACAAACAGACCACAGATGACAGCACAACCAAGGATTACATACAGACCACAGATGCCAACAAGACCAAGAATTACAAACAGACCAAATATGACAACACAACCGAGGGTTACAAACAGACCACAGATGACAACACAACCAAGGATTACAAACAGACCACAGATGACAACACAACCAAGGATTACAAACAGACCACAGATGACAACAAGACCGTCCCTTTGCTGGAGAGCCAGAGGTCTTTAGCAGCCACTAGCAAGATAGACGCTGTATATGCGGGCCAAGCAAGAATACACAAAGTCTTTGAAGAACTACAGAAGTCTGAGGAAAAATTAATATCTAAGGCTGACACGAAGATTGATACCCGTTTTAGTGATAAAAACCAGACAAATGTGCCAAGCAAAGATCAAAGAAAACATCCCAAAAGCTACTCAGAATTAAAAAATGAAGACAAAGATGATAATAGTAAAAACAAGATTTGTGACAAAAGAAAATCAAAAGATATCCCACTTGCTAATATCACGTCTTTAACTCACTTTGAAAAACGAAAAGaacatacaaaacaatatacaaaTGACTTTGAAGACACTCGTACAACTAAATTTTTCAAGAAAACTACACAGGAATTGAGACACGTTCCTAACATTGACAATGAAATCACTGTTCAAGATATTCAATTTGAAGATGAGCAGTTTGAGTCTACAAAGTCAGACAATACCAAAGAAAAGCCAGATACAGAAAAATATATCACAGACAAGGACTATttatctgatgatgatgatacaagGGAAAGTGAGTCAGGAGAGGAGTCTGAGCCAGAGAAATTAAGTAAGACAGACTCCACCAGTTCTGAAGACATAAATACTGAAACAAACAGTGAAACTGACACTAATTTAAGCATTTGTGTTCATGAGGTTAAATCGGAGCCTAAGCAAATCCAAGCATGGAAGAATCTTGCTATGAAACCAAGTGTTCAGATGGTATGGTTGCAAAACCGCATCAAACTTGAGCAGTTTATGAAAGATAACATTAAGCCACAGTTGAAAATCATTGATAGACTCCGTGAAGAGGATATTGATATTGAAAGAAAGACTCTCAGTCCAATCAACAAGAAATACAAGTCTGGAACATTGGAAAACCTTAAAAACAAGCGACAAATCTCTTACAACAAAATGCAACTAAAGAAACACAGAGAAGAGGGTGTGAAAAAAGAGATTGAGAAACATAAGTTTAGAATGACCAATGAGCAGGCCACAAAGGACTTCCCAAGACCAGCATCCCCTGCTCTTAAAGATCACAGTCCAAGTCCTGCTACCAGAGCCAATTGCTTTCCTGCTAAAAGTGGCGCTAGGGGATCCCAAGAATCAAACTCTGGGAAAATCAACTATGTTGTGTTCAGTAGTACTGGACGACGTTTACACAAGTGTGTCGACCAGgcgcagtttaaaaaaatgttg GACAGTTTTAAAAACCACCACTCACCCAGGCCACCCACACCACCACCCCCAAATATGACAATGTTTgagaaaatcaaaataaagcaagAAGCAGAGGAAATAGCTTTGGCTATAAGAAGAGATGCCACAAATGAGGGACAAAGGCATCAACCCACTGAGGAAAGGCATAGTCCTCAGCCTATACCGCGACAGACAGTTGCAGACCAAGTTATCGCATTTGACGACAGAAAGGAAAAGTGCAATAAAAAGGATCTGGAAACGAAAAAGGATTTAGACACAACAGATGGCGAAAAAAGGTTGGGTTTAAACACTGAAGCAAGACAGTGCCAAGCTTCCCAGGATGTTTCTAAACAAAAAGCTGTCACACAAACGTGGGACAGATGTACCACAGAAGATAAAGAAAAAGATTATCCTGTTCGTGAAGAGAGAAAGTGTCCAGATAAAGCCAGTGCTGGTTCAAGCACTGGGCAGACTGATTGTGATATATCTAGGTACACTCCTAGACTGAGTACAATAGGTGCAGCAAATTTGAGAAAAGGTCAAAcagatgaaacttggtcagatactGATTCGTCTCGGGATGAGCAGCAATATAAGCggcaaaaaaacataaacaaaaccaATGATGGCTTGTTACCATCAATAAATGACACATCTACCATGCAAGACGCTATGACTTTCTCAAGGAGACCAGCCAGAGGCATTGACAACACCACAATACCAGGTGTATTGACTGAGAACCAGCCATTACAGTTACCGCCAACCAGAAGTGTTCAATCAAGACCATCGTACCAGCCATTACTGTTACATGCAAACAGAACAGTGCAATCAAGACCATCATATGACACTAGGAATAGTTCACCAAGATTCCCTTATATCAGCAACCAACCTGCTACTCGGGTACCTTGTGCCACAAAAGACTCAAATGGACTCACAAATGACTCTATGCTAGCCAAGCAACagccattttcattttcaacCGAGTCATCATTGGCTAATTTCAAACAGTCAAAGCCAAGCCCTAGCAAGGCTATGTCGTTGCCAACCCTGGAGAGAACAGTAAACGAGAGGTATTGCCCACCAAAGAAGGCACGCTCAACACTCCTTCCAAATATCCATGACTCTAGTAATATGACCTCAGATGAACTTGAGGAAATAAAAGATCCAAATCTTTTACAAAGACAAATgacatttattgatataaaagatcgaaaataa
- the LOC127872980 gene encoding uncharacterized protein DDB_G0284459-like isoform X6 has protein sequence MGNKCCGSRSIRTSSTGKWTLKKNKVHPLNSSSVNEHHAAPSQDVDIPPTLISEPSNSELSTGDSSLPNTCPDKVPEIPVNADDNKTKDYQQPKDDNTTKDYKQTTDDSTTKDYIQTTDANKTKNYKQTKYDNTTKDYKQTTDDNTTKDYKQTTDDNTTKDYKQTTDDNKTVPLLESQRSLAATSKIDAVYAGQARIHKVFEELQKSEEKLISKADTKIDTRFSDKNQTNVPSKDQRKHPKSYSELKNEDKDDNSKNKICDKRKSKDIPLANITSLTHFEKRKEHTKQYTNDFEDTRTTKFFKKTTQELRHVPNIDNEITVQDIQFEDEQFESTKSDNTKEKPDTEKYITDKDYLSDDDDTRESESGEESEPEKLSKTDSTSSEDINTETNSETDTNLSICVHEVKSEPKQIQAWKNLAMKPSVQMVWLQNRIKLEQFMKDNIKPQLKIIDRLREEDIDIERKTLSPINKKYKSGTLENLKNKRQISYNKMQLKKHREEGVKKEIEKHKFRMTNEQATKDFPRPASPALKDHSPSPATRANCFPAKSGARGSQESNSGKINYVVFSSTGRRLHKCVDQAQFKKMLDSFKNHHSPRPPTPPPPNMTMFEKIKIKQEAEEIALAIRRDATNEGQRHQPTEERHSPQPIPRQTVADQVIAFDDRKEKCNKKDLETKKDLDTTDGEKRLGLNTEARQCQASQDVSKQKAVTQTWDRCTTEDKEKDYPVREERKCPDKASAGSSTGQTDCDISRYTPRLSTIGAANLRKGQTDETWSDTDSSRDEQQYKRQKNINKTNDGLLPSINDTSTMQDAMTFSRRPARGIDNTTIPGVLTENQPLQLPPTRSVQSRPSYQPLLLHANRTVQSRPSYDTRNSSPRFPYISNQPATRVPCATKDSNGLTNDSMLAKQQPFSFSTESSLANFKQSKPSPSKAMSLPTLERTVNERYCPPKKARSTLLPNIHDSSNMTSDELEEIKDPNLLQRQMTFIDIKDRK, from the exons CTCCATCCCAAGATGTTGATATACCACCAACCCTTATCTCTGAGCCATCAAACAGTGAATTGTCCACCGGGGACAGCAGCTTACCAAACACTTGTCCAGATAAAGTGCCAGAGATTCCAGTTAATGCAGATGACAACAAGACCAAGGATTACCAACAGCCCAAAGATGACAACACAACCAAGGATTACAAACAGACCACAGATGACAGCACAACCAAGGATTACATACAGACCACAGATGCCAACAAGACCAAGAATTACAAACAGACCAAATATGACAACACAACCAAGGATTACAAACAGACCACAG ATGACAACACAACCAAGGATTACAAACAGACCACAGATGACAACACAACCAAGGATTACAAACAGACCACAGATGACAACAAGACCGTCCCTTTGCTGGAGAGCCAGAGGTCTTTAGCAGCCACTAGCAAGATAGACGCTGTATATGCGGGCCAAGCAAGAATACACAAAGTCTTTGAAGAACTACAGAAGTCTGAGGAAAAATTAATATCTAAGGCTGACACGAAGATTGATACCCGTTTTAGTGATAAAAACCAGACAAATGTGCCAAGCAAAGATCAAAGAAAACATCCCAAAAGCTACTCAGAATTAAAAAATGAAGACAAAGATGATAATAGTAAAAACAAGATTTGTGACAAAAGAAAATCAAAAGATATCCCACTTGCTAATATCACGTCTTTAACTCACTTTGAAAAACGAAAAGaacatacaaaacaatatacaaaTGACTTTGAAGACACTCGTACAACTAAATTTTTCAAGAAAACTACACAGGAATTGAGACACGTTCCTAACATTGACAATGAAATCACTGTTCAAGATATTCAATTTGAAGATGAGCAGTTTGAGTCTACAAAGTCAGACAATACCAAAGAAAAGCCAGATACAGAAAAATATATCACAGACAAGGACTATttatctgatgatgatgatacaagGGAAAGTGAGTCAGGAGAGGAGTCTGAGCCAGAGAAATTAAGTAAGACAGACTCCACCAGTTCTGAAGACATAAATACTGAAACAAACAGTGAAACTGACACTAATTTAAGCATTTGTGTTCATGAGGTTAAATCGGAGCCTAAGCAAATCCAAGCATGGAAGAATCTTGCTATGAAACCAAGTGTTCAGATGGTATGGTTGCAAAACCGCATCAAACTTGAGCAGTTTATGAAAGATAACATTAAGCCACAGTTGAAAATCATTGATAGACTCCGTGAAGAGGATATTGATATTGAAAGAAAGACTCTCAGTCCAATCAACAAGAAATACAAGTCTGGAACATTGGAAAACCTTAAAAACAAGCGACAAATCTCTTACAACAAAATGCAACTAAAGAAACACAGAGAAGAGGGTGTGAAAAAAGAGATTGAGAAACATAAGTTTAGAATGACCAATGAGCAGGCCACAAAGGACTTCCCAAGACCAGCATCCCCTGCTCTTAAAGATCACAGTCCAAGTCCTGCTACCAGAGCCAATTGCTTTCCTGCTAAAAGTGGCGCTAGGGGATCCCAAGAATCAAACTCTGGGAAAATCAACTATGTTGTGTTCAGTAGTACTGGACGACGTTTACACAAGTGTGTCGACCAGgcgcagtttaaaaaaatgttg GACAGTTTTAAAAACCACCACTCACCCAGGCCACCCACACCACCACCCCCAAATATGACAATGTTTgagaaaatcaaaataaagcaagAAGCAGAGGAAATAGCTTTGGCTATAAGAAGAGATGCCACAAATGAGGGACAAAGGCATCAACCCACTGAGGAAAGGCATAGTCCTCAGCCTATACCGCGACAGACAGTTGCAGACCAAGTTATCGCATTTGACGACAGAAAGGAAAAGTGCAATAAAAAGGATCTGGAAACGAAAAAGGATTTAGACACAACAGATGGCGAAAAAAGGTTGGGTTTAAACACTGAAGCAAGACAGTGCCAAGCTTCCCAGGATGTTTCTAAACAAAAAGCTGTCACACAAACGTGGGACAGATGTACCACAGAAGATAAAGAAAAAGATTATCCTGTTCGTGAAGAGAGAAAGTGTCCAGATAAAGCCAGTGCTGGTTCAAGCACTGGGCAGACTGATTGTGATATATCTAGGTACACTCCTAGACTGAGTACAATAGGTGCAGCAAATTTGAGAAAAGGTCAAAcagatgaaacttggtcagatactGATTCGTCTCGGGATGAGCAGCAATATAAGCggcaaaaaaacataaacaaaaccaATGATGGCTTGTTACCATCAATAAATGACACATCTACCATGCAAGACGCTATGACTTTCTCAAGGAGACCAGCCAGAGGCATTGACAACACCACAATACCAGGTGTATTGACTGAGAACCAGCCATTACAGTTACCGCCAACCAGAAGTGTTCAATCAAGACCATCGTACCAGCCATTACTGTTACATGCAAACAGAACAGTGCAATCAAGACCATCATATGACACTAGGAATAGTTCACCAAGATTCCCTTATATCAGCAACCAACCTGCTACTCGGGTACCTTGTGCCACAAAAGACTCAAATGGACTCACAAATGACTCTATGCTAGCCAAGCAACagccattttcattttcaacCGAGTCATCATTGGCTAATTTCAAACAGTCAAAGCCAAGCCCTAGCAAGGCTATGTCGTTGCCAACCCTGGAGAGAACAGTAAACGAGAGGTATTGCCCACCAAAGAAGGCACGCTCAACACTCCTTCCAAATATCCATGACTCTAGTAATATGACCTCAGATGAACTTGAGGAAATAAAAGATCCAAATCTTTTACAAAGACAAATgacatttattgatataaaagatcgaaaataa